One genomic window of Trichlorobacter lovleyi includes the following:
- a CDS encoding penicillin-binding protein activator LpoB, whose product MKRVVPVLVGLMMLAGCTTLHQGMREAVPQAETWAVIPFVNNTETPFAAERAEAIATALLYARGIQRVVTAPQDPAADAEALPDRGLKRRQEGLAWAKKQNIRYALQGTITEWRYKVGLDGEPVAGMTLQLVDLRDDKVLWSGSSGKSGWSREAVSAVAQQVLENLIKTIELR is encoded by the coding sequence ATGAAACGTGTCGTGCCTGTTCTGGTGGGACTAATGATGCTTGCCGGTTGTACTACCCTGCATCAGGGGATGCGGGAGGCAGTGCCGCAGGCGGAAACCTGGGCGGTCATCCCGTTTGTGAACAATACGGAGACCCCCTTTGCCGCAGAGCGGGCTGAGGCGATTGCTACCGCGCTGCTCTATGCCCGTGGGATCCAGCGGGTGGTAACAGCGCCCCAGGACCCGGCGGCAGATGCCGAGGCACTGCCGGACCGGGGGCTGAAGCGGCGGCAGGAGGGGCTTGCCTGGGCCAAAAAGCAGAACATTCGCTATGCCCTGCAAGGAACAATAACGGAGTGGCGCTACAAGGTCGGGCTTGACGGAGAGCCGGTGGCCGGTATGACCCTGCAGCTGGTTGACCTGCGGGATGACAAGGTGCTCTGGAGCGGCAGTTCAGGAAAAAGCGGCTGGAGCCGGGAGGCGGTCAGTGCCGTTGCGCAGCAGGTGTTGGAGAACCTGATTAAGACAATAGAGCTGCGCTAG